One genomic region from Acidimicrobiia bacterium encodes:
- a CDS encoding acyltransferase, whose translation MANILRSALVQTEWTGDKETMLKKNMDYAREAANDGARIMCFQELFDAPYFCQVQSDEHLATAEPIPDGPTMAAMTALAKETEMVLVIPMFEKEDDGFYYNTAAVIEADGTYLGKYRKTHIPHVKGFFEKYYFRPGNMGYPTFDTSVGRIGVYICYDRHFPEGWRALGLNGAKLVYNPSATSRGLSMYLWNLEQPAAAVANEYFIGAINRVGQEEYGDNDFYGSSYFVNPRGQIVGEAASDTEEELVVRDLDMDMVDEVRQQWAFFRDRRPDAYGDLVAP comes from the coding sequence ATGGCGAACATTCTCCGATCAGCTTTGGTTCAAACCGAATGGACCGGCGACAAAGAGACAATGCTCAAGAAGAATATGGACTACGCCCGTGAAGCCGCTAACGACGGTGCGCGCATCATGTGCTTTCAGGAACTTTTTGATGCCCCCTATTTCTGCCAGGTGCAAAGCGACGAACACCTGGCCACGGCCGAACCCATCCCTGACGGTCCAACCATGGCTGCCATGACGGCTCTCGCCAAGGAAACGGAAATGGTTCTCGTCATTCCGATGTTCGAGAAAGAAGACGATGGGTTCTACTACAACACTGCGGCGGTCATCGAGGCGGACGGCACGTACCTTGGCAAATACCGCAAGACCCATATCCCCCACGTGAAGGGGTTCTTCGAGAAGTACTACTTCCGCCCCGGGAACATGGGTTACCCGACGTTCGATACCAGCGTCGGCCGGATTGGCGTGTACATCTGTTACGACCGTCATTTCCCTGAGGGTTGGCGAGCTCTGGGCCTCAATGGCGCCAAGCTCGTGTACAACCCGTCGGCAACCAGTCGGGGCCTTTCGATGTACTTGTGGAATCTTGAGCAGCCCGCAGCTGCTGTGGCGAATGAGTACTTCATCGGAGCTATCAACCGGGTCGGTCAGGAGGAGTACGGCGACAACGACTTCTACGGATCGTCCTACTTCGTCAACCCGCGGGGCCAGATCGTCGGAGAAGCGGCGTCCGACACCGAAGAAGAACTCGTGGTCAGGGATCTTGACATGGACATGGTCGATGAGGTACGTCAGCAATGGGCGTTCTTCCGGGATCGTCGACCGGACGCGTACGGCGATTTGGTCGCTCCCTGA
- a CDS encoding SDR family oxidoreductase: MPKPLVLVTGASGYVGGRLVPHLLMKGYRVRCLSRDPSKLSLDPWAPDVEIVEGDVMDPESLNLALAGCDYAYYLVHSMGAAADFGSADRIAANNFRDATDGARLKRVVYLGGLGHPERERLSKHLASRQEVGHILADGRTDVTELRAAVIIGSGSVSFEMLRYLTEVLPVMTTPKWVRTLCQPVAIRDVLAALTAALEDEAGSRILELGGPDVVTYEQMMRGYAEEAGLRNRIIIPVPVLSPGLSSRWVGLVTPLPVGVARPLVDSLKNEVIVRGEAAFDRFGLVALGYRESVRLALEHTTRFAVETRWSDATNHPASPLPTDPEWAGGSRFEDRRVVMTGVAPADVYWGFSRVGGDFGYYGLGWAWHLRGFIDSLFGGVGLRRGRRHPEDLRPGEALDFWRVSHLEPGRELVLHAEMKLPGEAWLSWRADPTENGTKLTQTATFVPRGLLGRAYWYSLVPFHAVIFGAMAQRIAAAASKRRA; encoded by the coding sequence ATGCCCAAACCACTTGTGCTTGTCACCGGAGCCAGTGGCTACGTCGGAGGTCGGTTGGTACCGCATCTTCTTATGAAGGGCTATCGGGTTCGCTGCCTTAGCCGCGATCCGTCAAAGCTCTCGCTGGATCCCTGGGCCCCAGACGTTGAGATTGTCGAGGGTGACGTCATGGATCCTGAATCTCTGAACCTTGCATTGGCAGGTTGCGACTATGCCTACTACCTCGTCCATTCCATGGGAGCGGCAGCCGATTTTGGATCGGCCGATCGTATCGCCGCAAACAATTTCAGGGACGCGACCGATGGTGCCCGGCTGAAGCGGGTTGTCTATCTCGGCGGCCTCGGCCATCCCGAACGCGAACGCCTCTCGAAACATCTGGCGTCGCGTCAAGAGGTTGGCCACATTTTGGCGGATGGACGGACGGACGTGACCGAGCTGCGGGCGGCCGTCATTATCGGATCCGGATCGGTTAGTTTCGAGATGCTTCGATATCTGACCGAAGTGCTGCCGGTTATGACGACGCCGAAATGGGTGAGAACCCTGTGTCAGCCGGTAGCCATTCGTGATGTCCTTGCGGCCCTCACCGCCGCCCTCGAGGACGAGGCTGGATCCCGGATTCTCGAACTCGGGGGGCCCGATGTCGTGACATATGAACAGATGATGCGGGGTTATGCCGAGGAAGCAGGGTTGCGGAACCGGATCATCATTCCGGTTCCCGTGTTGAGTCCGGGGTTGTCGTCGCGCTGGGTCGGCTTGGTGACCCCGTTGCCGGTCGGGGTTGCTCGCCCGCTGGTCGACAGCCTCAAGAATGAAGTGATCGTGCGCGGGGAGGCGGCTTTCGACCGCTTTGGACTGGTTGCGCTCGGTTACCGGGAATCGGTTCGACTGGCGTTGGAGCACACCACCCGATTCGCGGTCGAAACGCGGTGGAGTGACGCAACCAACCATCCGGCCAGTCCGCTTCCGACCGATCCTGAATGGGCAGGTGGGTCCCGCTTCGAAGACCGTCGCGTGGTCATGACGGGCGTTGCGCCCGCCGATGTGTATTGGGGTTTCAGTAGGGTCGGCGGAGACTTCGGTTACTACGGACTGGGATGGGCATGGCACCTGCGAGGCTTCATTGATTCTCTGTTCGGGGGAGTAGGACTGCGCAGGGGGCGCCGCCACCCTGAAGATCTTCGGCCTGGCGAGGCGCTGGACTTCTGGCGAGTTAGCCACCTTGAACCTGGCCGGGAGCTTGTCCTGCATGCGGAGATGAAACTGCCAGGTGAGGCGTGGCTGTCGTGGCGAGCCGATCCGACCGAGAACGGAACGAAACTCACCCAGACGGCTACGTTTGTTCCCCGCGGACTCCTTGGTCGAGCCTACTGGTATTCCCTGGTGCCCTTTCACGCAGTGATATTTGGCGCGATGGCCCAGCGGATTGCGGCGGCTGCATCGAAGAGGCGGGCCTAG
- a CDS encoding nuclear transport factor 2 family protein produces the protein MTLDEATVNGWLKRYIEAWRTNSPDEIRSLFTNYATYRYQPGGDPLVGAEAILADWLKNPDEPGSWEASYQCDMISGDRAIAIGKTTYAGGGMYSNLFQLRFESGRCSEFVDWYMDESTADADPTAP, from the coding sequence ATGACGCTCGACGAAGCAACCGTCAATGGATGGCTGAAACGGTACATCGAAGCCTGGCGGACCAACTCCCCCGACGAGATCAGGTCGTTGTTTACCAATTATGCGACGTATCGATATCAACCCGGGGGCGACCCACTGGTTGGAGCCGAAGCCATCCTGGCTGATTGGCTGAAGAACCCGGACGAACCTGGGTCATGGGAAGCGTCGTACCAGTGCGACATGATCTCAGGAGACCGGGCCATAGCCATCGGGAAAACCACCTACGCGGGCGGCGGCATGTACTCGAATCTGTTCCAACTTCGATTTGAAAGCGGACGGTGCTCCGAGTTCGTTGACTGGTACATGGACGAATCAACGGCCGACGCCGACCCAACTGCCCCGTAA
- a CDS encoding D-2-hydroxyacid dehydrogenase — MAEVTVVVQAGEFRGDVAALAALSPAVEVRFANSVEELGSALEGADVLFGFDFKGKMLPQVWDAARDLRWIQWAGAGVDALLFPDLVNSDVLVTNAGGIYDDAISEHVLALMLAHAKRLPDAVRNQQTSTWQYQTVRPVRGTTAVVLGAGGIGRAIARLLLAVGVDTTLVATSTRFDEEFGSVTAWGDRDLSRTDWLVVAAPLTPSTRQLIDAAVLAELPSRATLINVGRGASLDEAALAAALYAGELAGAGLDVFEIEPLPSDSPLWQMDSVIITPHHAGDLDDYAERVSALFLENLARYRAGQLLHNVIDKRLGYRAIH; from the coding sequence ATGGCTGAAGTGACGGTGGTTGTCCAGGCTGGCGAATTCCGCGGGGATGTTGCTGCGCTGGCCGCACTGAGTCCGGCTGTCGAGGTTCGATTCGCCAACTCGGTCGAGGAGCTCGGTAGCGCATTGGAAGGTGCCGATGTGTTGTTCGGCTTCGACTTCAAGGGCAAGATGCTGCCTCAGGTCTGGGATGCTGCCCGTGACCTTCGATGGATTCAGTGGGCGGGTGCCGGCGTCGACGCGTTGCTCTTTCCGGACCTTGTGAACTCCGACGTGCTCGTCACAAACGCCGGCGGGATCTACGACGATGCGATCTCCGAACACGTTCTGGCGTTGATGTTGGCTCACGCCAAACGGCTACCGGATGCGGTCCGTAACCAACAGACATCGACCTGGCAGTACCAAACTGTCAGGCCGGTCCGCGGCACCACGGCGGTGGTGCTGGGTGCCGGCGGCATCGGACGAGCCATCGCCCGACTACTCCTCGCAGTCGGGGTCGACACCACTCTCGTCGCCACTTCGACGAGATTCGACGAGGAGTTCGGAAGCGTGACCGCATGGGGGGACCGGGACCTGTCCCGAACCGACTGGTTAGTTGTCGCGGCTCCGCTGACACCATCCACGAGACAACTGATTGACGCGGCCGTCCTCGCAGAACTCCCTTCGCGGGCGACGCTCATCAACGTCGGTCGGGGTGCGAGCCTTGACGAGGCCGCCCTGGCCGCTGCCTTGTACGCCGGTGAACTGGCGGGAGCAGGTCTTGACGTATTCGAGATCGAGCCACTGCCTTCCGATTCGCCCCTGTGGCAGATGGACAGCGTCATCATCACGCCGCACCATGCAGGCGACCTCGACGACTACGCCGAGCGAGTATCTGCCCTATTTCTCGAGAACCTTGCCCGGTATCGGGCAGGGCAGCTATTACATAACGTTATTGACAAACGGCTCGGCTACCGGGCGATTCACTGA
- a CDS encoding aspartate aminotransferase family protein, translating to MGTHNELLARHRQVLPSWMALYYDEPISLVNGLGRRVTDAEGVEYLDFFGGILTTMTGYNVPEVVAAIKAQAEKMLHSSTLYLIESQIELAEKIANLSGIPDAKVFFTNSGTEANDAALMLATQYRRSNQVLAMRNSYHGKSHSTVAITGQSAWSATALSPFQVTYIQSGYKLRSPFRDLADDKFIAACVDDLRDMLNIATAGDVACLIAEPIQGVGGFATPPDGFFGAFKSVLDEHGILFISDEVQTGWGRTGEHFWGYEAHGMVPDILTFAKGLGNGLAIAGVVARTEVMDCLEANSISTFGGNPLSTAGALANLNYLIDHDLQTNAYKIGQQLKDGIHHIADAVPGIIEVRGKGLMLGVEFGVGGELEPDPATTKAVMEEAKRQGLLIGKGGLHGNVLRIAPALTLTSEEAQEGLEKLEAAIVTAIT from the coding sequence ATGGGTACTCACAACGAACTCCTGGCAAGGCACCGCCAGGTCCTGCCGTCTTGGATGGCGCTCTACTACGACGAGCCCATCTCGTTGGTCAATGGCCTCGGCCGGCGGGTAACCGACGCCGAGGGAGTTGAGTACCTCGACTTTTTCGGCGGGATCCTTACGACCATGACCGGTTACAACGTCCCCGAGGTGGTCGCCGCCATCAAAGCGCAGGCGGAAAAGATGCTCCACAGCTCTACGTTGTACCTCATCGAGTCACAGATCGAGTTGGCGGAAAAGATCGCCAATCTGTCAGGAATCCCCGACGCCAAAGTCTTCTTCACCAACTCCGGGACCGAAGCCAATGACGCCGCCCTCATGCTCGCCACGCAATATCGTCGGTCCAACCAGGTCCTCGCCATGCGCAACAGCTATCACGGGAAATCTCATTCGACCGTGGCCATCACCGGCCAGTCTGCCTGGTCGGCGACCGCTCTTTCCCCGTTCCAGGTCACGTATATCCAGTCGGGATACAAGCTCAGGAGTCCGTTCCGCGATCTTGCCGATGACAAATTCATAGCCGCCTGCGTTGACGACCTCCGCGACATGCTCAATATCGCCACCGCCGGTGATGTCGCCTGTCTGATCGCCGAACCAATCCAGGGAGTGGGCGGATTTGCCACCCCACCGGACGGGTTCTTCGGGGCTTTCAAGTCCGTGCTTGACGAGCACGGGATCCTCTTCATCTCTGATGAGGTCCAAACGGGATGGGGACGCACCGGGGAGCATTTCTGGGGCTATGAAGCGCACGGAATGGTCCCCGACATACTGACCTTCGCCAAAGGTCTTGGCAATGGACTCGCCATTGCCGGGGTGGTGGCGCGAACCGAAGTCATGGACTGTCTTGAGGCAAACTCCATCTCCACGTTCGGCGGTAACCCGCTTTCGACCGCCGGAGCCCTGGCCAATCTGAACTACCTCATCGATCACGACCTTCAGACGAATGCGTACAAAATCGGTCAACAACTCAAAGACGGCATTCACCACATCGCCGATGCAGTACCCGGGATTATCGAAGTGCGCGGCAAAGGTCTCATGCTTGGCGTCGAATTCGGCGTCGGAGGTGAGTTGGAACCAGATCCGGCCACGACCAAAGCCGTCATGGAGGAAGCGAAGCGCCAGGGCTTGCTCATTGGTAAGGGAGGACTCCACGGAAATGTGCTGCGGATTGCCCCTGCCCTGACGTTGACCTCCGAGGAGGCTCAAGAAGGACTCGAGAAGTTGGAAGCGGCCATCGTCACGGCCATCACCTAG
- a CDS encoding CoA-binding protein, which produces MKDAASDFLNSKRIAVTGVSREPASHGSNIVYQRLRERGYEVFAVNPNAEQVEGDAAFRDLASIPGGVDAVVIGTRPETAMDTVKECAELGIKRVWMHRGFGGGSVSETAAEFGRANGVEVIDGGCPLMFDPTADGGHKVMRWMLTLTGNVPKQV; this is translated from the coding sequence ATGAAAGACGCTGCCTCGGACTTTCTCAACAGCAAGCGTATCGCCGTTACCGGTGTGTCACGTGAACCAGCCAGCCATGGAAGCAACATCGTCTATCAAAGACTCCGCGAGCGCGGCTATGAGGTTTTCGCCGTCAACCCGAATGCCGAACAGGTGGAAGGTGATGCGGCCTTCCGCGACCTGGCGTCAATCCCGGGTGGGGTGGATGCGGTCGTGATCGGCACCCGGCCTGAAACGGCCATGGATACCGTCAAGGAGTGTGCCGAACTCGGCATCAAGAGAGTCTGGATGCATCGGGGATTCGGGGGTGGCAGTGTCTCGGAAACCGCAGCCGAGTTCGGCCGAGCGAACGGAGTTGAGGTGATCGATGGGGGTTGCCCGCTCATGTTCGACCCGACCGCCGACGGCGGCCACAAAGTCATGCGCTGGATGCTGACCCTTACCGGAAACGTTCCCAAACAGGTCTAG
- a CDS encoding TIGR03842 family LLM class F420-dependent oxidoreductase, with product MDFGVVLQTDPPASRVVELAKLAEDNGFSYGWAFDSHVLWQEPFVIFSMMLAATERMIVGPMVTNPGTRDWTVLASLFATLNDAYGPRTICGMGRGDSALRYIGRTPTTLATMVESMTVIKDMVAGKEVTYNDKKLRLPWIKTGWDLPMWAAGYGPKALDTVGRHADGFILQLADPQILEWTVATVRAAAEDAGRNPADIAICVVAPAYVGDNIAHQRDQVRWFGGMVGNHVADMVKRYGDDASKVPAALSDYIKAREGYDYDHHGRSGNKSTDFVPDDIVDRFCVLGTADDHIAKLNELRDLGVDQFGIYLMHDDQEATLRAYGESIIPALNG from the coding sequence ATGGATTTCGGAGTCGTTCTCCAAACAGACCCACCCGCCAGTCGGGTGGTCGAACTGGCCAAGCTTGCCGAGGACAATGGCTTTTCGTACGGATGGGCCTTCGATTCTCACGTTCTCTGGCAGGAGCCCTTCGTCATCTTCTCGATGATGCTGGCTGCCACCGAGCGGATGATCGTCGGTCCCATGGTCACCAATCCCGGCACCCGCGACTGGACCGTATTGGCCTCACTCTTTGCCACCCTTAATGACGCCTACGGACCCCGAACGATCTGTGGGATGGGGAGAGGCGATTCTGCGCTGCGCTACATCGGCCGGACACCGACCACCCTGGCGACCATGGTCGAGTCGATGACCGTCATCAAGGACATGGTGGCTGGCAAAGAGGTGACCTACAACGACAAGAAGCTGCGACTCCCCTGGATCAAGACAGGTTGGGACCTCCCTATGTGGGCAGCAGGCTACGGTCCCAAAGCCCTCGATACAGTCGGCCGACATGCCGACGGGTTCATTCTTCAGCTTGCCGACCCCCAAATCCTTGAATGGACGGTGGCGACGGTCCGGGCGGCGGCCGAAGATGCCGGCCGCAATCCAGCCGACATCGCCATATGTGTCGTGGCACCTGCGTATGTCGGTGACAACATCGCCCATCAGCGTGACCAGGTCAGATGGTTCGGCGGGATGGTCGGCAACCACGTCGCTGACATGGTCAAACGCTACGGTGACGACGCCTCAAAAGTGCCGGCCGCGCTGTCGGATTACATCAAGGCCAGGGAAGGCTACGACTACGACCACCACGGCCGATCGGGCAACAAGTCCACGGACTTCGTACCGGACGACATCGTCGATCGGTTCTGCGTGCTCGGTACTGCGGACGATCACATTGCCAAGCTCAACGAGTTGCGCGACCTCGGAGTCGATCAGTTCGGGATCTACCTCATGCACGACGATCAGGAAGCCACGCTGCGAGCCTACGGCGAGTCGATTATCCCGGCTCTCAACGGCTGA
- a CDS encoding methionine synthase has product MFKTTIAGSLPKPAWLAEPEKLWAAWKSEGPELVQAKRDAAFVWIKEQEELGIDTVTDGEQFRSHFVHGFLESIEGIDWETKTTMGIRDNRYEVDVPTVTAPVRRTRPVHGDEVLFTRAHTNHALKFTLPGPMTICDTIANGHYDTRADMAMAFAEVLNQEAKDLVALGVDVIQFDEPAFNVFMDDVNEWGIDALERAAEGLDCKTAVHICYGYGIEANIQWKGTLGEEWRQYEQIFPAINASRIDQVSLECANSHVPMSVLSLLPDKELMVGVIDVATDALETPEDVLRVIEEAMQYADADRIMPCTNCGMAPLNRNLAEAKLASLAKGAELARKRHG; this is encoded by the coding sequence ATGTTCAAGACCACCATTGCCGGAAGCCTCCCCAAGCCCGCCTGGCTGGCCGAACCAGAGAAGCTGTGGGCTGCCTGGAAGAGCGAGGGACCTGAACTGGTGCAAGCCAAACGGGACGCGGCCTTCGTTTGGATAAAGGAACAGGAAGAGCTCGGCATTGACACGGTTACGGACGGCGAACAGTTCCGATCTCACTTCGTCCACGGATTCTTGGAATCAATCGAGGGAATTGATTGGGAAACGAAGACCACGATGGGGATCCGCGACAACCGTTACGAGGTGGACGTTCCGACCGTGACGGCGCCGGTGCGACGGACCCGCCCGGTTCACGGTGACGAAGTCCTATTCACCAGGGCCCACACGAATCACGCCCTCAAATTCACGTTGCCCGGCCCCATGACTATCTGCGACACGATCGCGAACGGGCACTACGACACCCGCGCCGACATGGCAATGGCCTTTGCCGAGGTCCTCAACCAGGAGGCGAAGGACCTGGTCGCACTCGGCGTGGATGTGATCCAGTTCGATGAGCCGGCGTTCAACGTGTTCATGGACGACGTCAACGAATGGGGCATCGATGCCTTGGAGCGAGCCGCCGAAGGCCTCGACTGTAAGACCGCAGTGCACATCTGCTACGGCTACGGAATCGAAGCCAACATCCAGTGGAAAGGCACCCTTGGTGAAGAGTGGCGCCAGTATGAGCAGATCTTCCCGGCGATCAACGCCAGCCGTATCGACCAGGTTTCACTTGAATGCGCCAACTCGCATGTGCCGATGTCCGTGCTGTCACTTTTGCCGGACAAGGAACTGATGGTGGGGGTGATTGACGTGGCGACCGACGCCCTTGAGACCCCTGAGGATGTCCTCCGTGTCATCGAAGAAGCGATGCAGTACGCCGATGCCGACCGCATCATGCCATGTACGAACTGTGGAATGGCACCGCTGAATCGGAACCTGGCAGAGGCCAAACTGGCCTCTCTGGCGAAGGGGGCCGAGTTGGCCAGGAAGCGGCACGGCTAG
- the hydA gene encoding dihydropyrimidinase, which produces MVTTLISGGTVVTATEIMDADVLIDGTKVVGLFARGGTLPELVVDRVVDASGKYVFPGGVDVHTHMELPFGGTFASDSFESGSRAAAWGGTTTMIDFAVQTIGESMMAGYEAWMDKAANNCAIDYGFHMIVSDVNQQTLKEMDILMGEGVTSFKLFMAYPGVLYSTDGQIFMAMQKAAENGSTIMMHAENGIVIDVLREQALERGQTDPIYHSLTRPPVTESEATHRAIAYAELSGAPLYVVHMSAKEALDEIAIARNRGSNIFAETCPQYLFLGWNNLQEPGFEGAKYVCSTPVRDWEQGHQDALWRGLATNDLQVVSTDHCPFCMNDHPVLGTQKRLGEGDFTKIPNGMPGVEERMRLVYHGAVGENRLSLNRFVEVTATTPAKMFGLYPRKGTIAIGSDADIIVFDPNVKTSMSVTVNHMDVDYSSYEGKEVEGRIDMVLAKGKVLIEGNQYHGAKGDGEYLRRGTNQCLI; this is translated from the coding sequence ATGGTTACAACACTTATCAGCGGCGGCACCGTCGTCACTGCCACTGAAATCATGGACGCCGATGTTCTCATTGACGGCACGAAGGTCGTTGGTCTCTTCGCCCGCGGTGGCACCCTGCCCGAACTGGTTGTGGATCGGGTGGTTGACGCGTCTGGCAAATATGTGTTCCCTGGCGGCGTGGATGTCCACACGCACATGGAGCTACCTTTCGGCGGAACGTTTGCGTCGGACAGTTTCGAGTCCGGTTCGAGGGCGGCGGCCTGGGGCGGCACCACGACCATGATCGACTTTGCGGTTCAGACCATTGGCGAGTCGATGATGGCCGGCTACGAGGCGTGGATGGACAAGGCTGCCAACAATTGCGCTATCGACTACGGATTCCACATGATCGTCTCGGACGTCAACCAGCAAACTCTCAAAGAGATGGACATCCTCATGGGTGAGGGCGTGACAAGCTTCAAGCTCTTCATGGCCTACCCGGGGGTCCTGTACTCAACCGATGGCCAGATCTTCATGGCGATGCAAAAGGCGGCCGAGAACGGCTCGACCATCATGATGCACGCTGAAAACGGCATCGTGATCGACGTGTTACGTGAACAAGCACTCGAACGGGGCCAAACGGATCCGATCTATCACAGCCTGACCAGGCCCCCGGTTACCGAATCGGAGGCGACCCATCGGGCGATCGCCTACGCCGAATTGAGTGGCGCCCCCCTCTACGTGGTCCATATGTCCGCAAAAGAAGCCCTCGACGAAATCGCCATCGCCCGCAATCGGGGTAGCAATATCTTCGCCGAGACCTGCCCGCAGTACTTGTTCCTTGGCTGGAACAACCTGCAGGAACCAGGCTTTGAAGGCGCCAAGTATGTCTGTTCAACTCCGGTTCGCGATTGGGAACAGGGCCATCAGGACGCGTTGTGGCGTGGACTGGCCACCAACGATCTTCAGGTTGTGTCGACCGATCACTGCCCGTTCTGCATGAACGACCATCCGGTCCTCGGCACCCAGAAACGCCTCGGCGAAGGCGACTTCACGAAGATCCCCAATGGTATGCCGGGAGTCGAAGAACGAATGCGTCTGGTTTATCACGGCGCGGTCGGCGAGAACCGACTCAGCCTCAACCGCTTCGTTGAAGTGACGGCAACAACGCCGGCCAAGATGTTCGGCCTCTATCCCAGAAAGGGGACGATCGCCATCGGTTCTGACGCCGACATCATCGTGTTCGATCCGAATGTGAAGACGTCCATGTCCGTAACGGTCAACCACATGGACGTGGACTACTCCTCATACGAGGGCAAAGAGGTAGAAGGGCGCATCGACATGGTGCTTGCCAAGGGCAAGGTGCTCATCGAAGGCAACCAGTATCACGGGGCCAAAGGCGACGGCGAGTACCTACGGCGGGGCACCAACCAATGCCTGATCTGA
- a CDS encoding sigma-70 family RNA polymerase sigma factor, whose amino-acid sequence MVLDLRVPHRIFRSVVDTPLAGANELADLSTILGQLFSEEATNLVRLARFFVDDRTAAEDLVQEAFIRLSRSAHRVQEQDKIKPYLRSIVLNLARDHNRRGLMSLRHRPPADPEPPGLDDHVAADDDRRIVVAALRQIAPGQRNVLVLRYYMELSVAETAATLGVSVNTVKTQQQRGLASLAQLLEGEHDDA is encoded by the coding sequence ATGGTATTGGATCTGCGCGTCCCTCACAGGATATTTCGTTCGGTGGTCGACACCCCATTGGCGGGCGCCAACGAACTGGCCGACCTCAGCACGATACTTGGCCAACTGTTCTCAGAGGAAGCCACCAATCTTGTCCGGTTGGCCCGGTTCTTTGTTGACGACCGGACCGCCGCCGAAGACCTCGTCCAGGAAGCCTTCATCCGCTTGTCGAGATCGGCTCACCGCGTGCAAGAGCAAGACAAGATCAAACCATATCTCCGATCAATCGTATTGAACCTGGCCAGAGATCACAACCGCCGGGGTCTGATGTCTCTCCGCCACCGGCCACCCGCCGATCCGGAACCTCCCGGCCTCGACGATCATGTCGCAGCCGATGACGACCGACGGATCGTCGTTGCCGCCTTGCGACAAATAGCCCCGGGCCAGCGCAATGTGCTGGTTCTCCGGTATTACATGGAACTCTCCGTTGCGGAGACCGCCGCAACCCTCGGCGTTTCGGTCAACACGGTGAAGACCCAACAGCAACGTGGCCTGGCTTCTTTGGCGCAGCTATTGGAGGGCGAACATGACGACGCTTGA